A region from the Cherax quadricarinatus isolate ZL_2023a chromosome 55, ASM3850222v1, whole genome shotgun sequence genome encodes:
- the LOC128698975 gene encoding uro-adherence factor A-like — protein MDSRSGRCWVCDATGRLWCSACRFALYCSLACQKKDRLRHLDECVNSSRRRVCCNYCGREEALGGVPCPECVVATYCTDSCRKIDAKNHRSVCLQAKQKVVEAAKKINEWNRRAKGIPQYLGRLIHAVDYLRWSENEGARILAATHSPQHKEQTSDSGSEASKDSRNGRKENGLAQEMLRLLLLGADLKHVLCILHDTPDACTQPLEMVLVDSSPHILARDLLILYLLMLPDAHDPLQDPALVQAHAEKVVMVFYSLCLDMETHALLCNTLHNLLNMTHKTFLQEMRQQVLVDAGTYTLVQSVWSGWMSFANDPSALQKLENVRTLKVSGKMIKEVLARYIKSCPREHHKAVTDWIKRGSMKKSRGGNFPNVTLACFSPLRREYLEKFEDVSPKWSEETEWIKAVTVDDDMIYAPHGIDMIFQDWDFLILSRNVKKESNVVEMYRIYLTQVFSRASYKLLRSSQVLITFIRADVRELAANTALLKGKFDRIATGIHADLLGTPYVLQHFGGFLRTDNMYSRLLTHHRVWSLCLDWRSDQQARETCLKSLKCNRAPDPLLMITGRWATFRHFLQAELLHHLHVLDGRPLEPENVLVFKNVSHAYDMVLSDYTRQLNHIVPFRFQADKRMVSMVDSRLHTLEWRRLARTRRASAPAATNPAPKSLPTSPNHDIDPASRYVDNLIFLSQNPSSASPTSDSSLRRSINRREGSRSPSTVEPSSTSDDRPSRPRTSNRMRPRSLYVSTRCKSPLLSPEFDFWEHHNLIKEKKTPTSRAYNEIPEGISRRIQQALQGDTKQEKVATKSAPVSPELTRKTKVVKEKANAFERGTVARSTFPETRKTVETVTPSTPVKKLVSMFSKAFAAKDKEIDAGRKFKRSNSLHDSCLTPEEQNEIQNKSYNSLRITRSKSRTQRNGEINEAVECGMSTFPRRARPHSVASSKFSYLEGGTAKDTQASSPVSSSDQKYDLKKTLAVDTSDSPRNKKGHISPIRSLFAGLNTLSMSPILQRAADRQHSTPLKEELRLVHLRPVSQRFQSPPSLSLSSDNTDTMNLPESSSTRPNNDTPDTNNSARRRSSFDYLTDKKEPHSRKLPSPPWKSALKQTPKKIPHEPEYVAPSLHVNKEVGPLQSPTPDSNQSPSEAAVIEPETKLKVGMLITSKSEAASDLSDTQKENLPENIFSPRSSPNLYQPKNEESHRSAEKESCLMMEAQQLDEDDTISTSKSDSTTPSSPTKREPEKEDSTDWEEDLFAAIEETNVKKQNLVSQEDFTLLTSASLSSSLTDADMEVSELLSHQEQFCPIKDLKTDTEDESKSLILNQEEEKYTDLETERAQNAKDIQEKIKENFPVKDNTEPIDICKISAEEDIEKELIDIDSASQSPSTDMAEPRTPSVCRMIEHFAQRIQEQQALLERPPSPKRDTVRKTFLHQTFKEMCSGLKDITDPAPQSPEVSSGLATDKPFQKNIELIPETEDTFHESTPEPSLHPKDDDIKDEDTLNIKADVGGDITPEPLSSTLSLSLPATPVTELSTPVNKMVEQFDQHIQALSLPTSPTSSRPNSIGSLIQQDLMRLYPPKQGDPRSKGDPIQKSPSVADDCFERKMLEVTEVQKEKTEDKSFDANKNIPPNQEIADNDDDIEATVKMGNKICVKPIRTARKTRQSVCDELRHEFLQKIRSLDDDLRSLEKKKKYEERRSALQDKRKSIQHGEKTATEEGANVQSSCSEPQAEDMTVLTYTVQVDTVQIKDDSESFTVSSIHDPTIVLPFAADKGGHRDSRQLTLLESQIQNNSKASEDSTLTPPFSPRPMTPPLFPPALTLPLSPRALTPPISPLTYTERRDTKDDSKDSSPYTAPQRKLVRQITQTESSQRMPILKSSKTGGFDKISFRNYVKSSIANEDLALETEQESTCAMEHDTKVVEYTSSFEVSTDEFRADPESVEEAVEAISFLSSDDHSRNKLGQRLILYSNESEAEDQSCAAKCQSLENKQHKYYPGRKRLVKLYSPSDVQHDEHSFYPASPRSSPSSCDGKDRECSDSLTAWQDDSESFVIRGRAQASQLSQLHMKHVDEIKRCRQSDEKEESKYGTFYIPTETSKDKQRFTWGSLRKKKKDFPKIKKEESKPSDICHIKEDSSQSKTQSEKVNKGMAYNFFFDRKKNKLENEPSLGSPDNTRGDLPSDNKMSESPGKGNTLPTIVSVFPKQRESEIPDVDSRFGRERQSYRSKTTPETKLSPKKRIPFHRDSSSPSDNFSQTLLRLIAPTFEDKHLHSGSEDNTSAPVETHEVNEVGEENYSPENTPTMSERNMDPWVRRDLQDSAADSASLLDDSEVFTNDAPSSNDENSQMNHNGGVEVRPLAGVLKSGRDHSRDSRRSLRVSWGDLPDRMDSPSQFSDAEDHNDENNDDEHEQDENLQTPGPDKQDDKAYRVTQL, from the exons gtggtggaggctGCCAAGAAGATCAACGAGTGGAACCGTCGAGCCAAAGGCATTCCTCAGTACCTGGGAAGACTCATACATGCTGTCGACTACCTCAG GTGGAGTGAGAATGAGGGGGCGAGGATACTGGCGGCGACGCACTCCCCACAACACAAG GAGCAGACTAGTGACAGTGGAAGTGAGGCGAGTAAGGATAGTAGAAATGGAAGGAAGGAGAACGGGCTGGCCCAGGAGATGCTGCGGCTCCTCCTGCTAGGCGCTGATCTTAAACACGTCCTCTGCATTCTCCACGATACCCCGGACGCTTGTACACAG CCGCTGGAGATGGTGCTCGTGGATTCCAGCCCTCATATTCTGGCCCGGGACCTGCTGATTTTATACCTGTTGATGCTGCCAGACGCTCATGACCCTCTACAAGACCCCGCCCTCGTCCAAGCCCACGCTGAGAAG gtggtgatggtatttTACTCTCTGTGTCTGGATATGGAGACCCACGCCCTCCTCTGCAACACTCTACACAACTTACTCAACATGACCCACAAGACCTTCCTCCAAGAGATGCGTCAGCAG GTGCTGGTGGACGCTGGGACCTACACACTTGTACAATCAGTTTGGAGCGGCTGGATGAGCTTCGCCAACGACCCCTCGGCTCTACAAAAGCTGGAGAACGTGCGCACCCTCAAGGTTTCGGGTAAAATGATCAAAGAAGTGCTGGCCCGCTACATCAAGTCTTGCCCTCGGGAACATCACAAAGCAGTAACTGACTGGATAAAGAGAGGTTCAATGAAGAAGAGCCGAGGAGGGAACTTCCCAAACGTCACCTTGGCTTGCTTCAGTCCTCTGAGGCGCGAGTATCTCGAAAAATTTGAGGACGTGAGTCCAAAATGGTCGGAGGAGACAGAGTGGATAAAGGCAGTAACGGTTGATGATGACATGATTTATGCGCCTCACGGCATCGATATGATATTCCAAGATTGGGACTTTCTCATTTTATCTCGCAATGTTAAAAAAGAAAGCAATGTTGTTGAAATGTATCGTATATATCTCACTCAAGTATTTTCCAGGGCGAGCTACAAACTTCTGCGATCCAGTCAAGTACTAATTACTTTTATCAGAGCAGATGTTCGTGAACTGGCTGCAAACACTGCGTTATTGAAGGGCAAGTTTGACAGGATCGCCACGGGTATTCATGCAGACCTGTTAGGAACACCGTACGTGTTGCAACACTTTGGTGGCTTTCTGCGGACAGACAACATGTACTCGCGGCTACTGACACACCATCGCGTGTGGTCCCTCTGTCTAGACTGGCGTAGTGACCAACAGGCACGCGAAACCTGCCTCAAAAGTCTCAAGTGTAACAGAGCTCCTGATCCCCTCCTCATGATCACTGGACGTTGGGCCACTTTTAGACACTTTTTGCAGGCGGAGCTACTTCATCATCTTCACGTGCTTGACGGAAGACCCCTGGAACCAGAAAATGTCCTAGTGTTTAAAAACGTAAGTCACGCTTATGATATGGTGCTCTCCGACTATACTCGCCAACTGAACCACATTGTGCCTTTCAGGTTCCAGGCAGACAAGAGAATGGTGAGTATGGTTGACTCTCGTCTGCACACACTAGAGTGGCGCCGCTTAGCACGTACCCGCAGAGCTTCTGCTCCTGCTGCCACAAACCCGGCTCCTAAATCCCTGCCCACCTCCCCAAATCATGACATAGACCCTGCCTCTCGTTATGTTGATAACCTTATTTTCTTATCTCAAAACCCGTCCTCGGCGTCGCCGACCTCAGACAGTAGCCTACGTCGCAGCATAAATCGCCGCGAGGGCTCCCGTTCTCCATCTACTGTTGAACCCTCGTCGACGAGTGATGACCGACCTTCAAGGCCACGCACCAGCAACAGAATGAGGCCACGTAGTCTTTACGTGTCAACACGCTGTAAGAGCCCTTTACTGTCGCCCGAATTTGATTTCTGGGAGCATCATAACCTTATAAAGGAGAAGAAGACGCCCACATCCCGTGCGTATAATGAGATACCGGAAGGCATCAGCCGCCGCATTCAACAAGCCTTGCAAGGCGATACTAAACAAGAGAAAGTTGCAACTAAAAGTGCTCCAGTATCTCCTGAGCTGACCAGGAAAACAAAAGTAGTGAAAGAAAAGGCAAATGCTTTTGAAAGGGGTACTGTTGCTCGTTCGACTTTCCCAGAAACTCGAAAAACTGTAGAAACTGTTACTCCAAGCACCCCTGTCAAAAAACTGGTGTCGATGTTCTCCAAAGCGTTCGCAGCGAAGGATAAAGAAATAGATGCGGGGAGGAAATTTAAGAGAAGTAACAGCCTGCATGACAGTTgtctgacccctgaggaacaaaATGAGATACAGAATAAAAGTTATAATTCATTAAGAATCACCCGAAGCAAAAGCAGAACACAAAGAAATGGAGAGATAAATGAGGCAGTGGAGTGCGGCATGAGCACCTTCCCACGCAGGGCGAGACCACACTCTGTAGCAAGCAGCAAGTTTTCCTATCTGGAGGGTGGCACAGCGAAAGACACGCAGGCAAGCAGCCCGGTATCAAGTTCAGATCAAAAGTACGACTTAAAAAAGACACTAGCTGTAGACACATCGGACAGCCCTCGTAACAAAAAAGGCCACATATCCCCTATCAGGAGCTTGTTTGCAGGACTGAACACACTGAGCATGAGCCCTATCTTGCAACGTGCTGCCGACCGGCAACATTCCACTCCATTGAAGGAGGAGCTACGGCTGGTCCATCTCAGGCCAGTCAGCCAGCGTTTCCAGAGTCCGCCCTCACTctcactttcctcagacaatactgACACTATGAATCTGCCAGAGTCCTCGTCCACCAGACCTAACAACGACACACCGGACACAAACAATAGCGCTCGACGGAGGAGTTCATTTGATTATCTAACGGATAAGAAAGAACCACATTCAAGGAAGTTACCTTCACCACCTTGGAAATCAGCCCTAAAACAAACTCCTAAAAAGATTCCGCATGAACCAGAATATGTGGCTCCTTCCCTTCATGTAAACAAAGAGGTTGGCCCCTTGCAGTCTCCAACGCCAGACTCCAATCAGTCACCAAGCGAGGCAGCAGTGATTGAGCCAGAGACAAAGCTAAAAGTTGGGATGCTTATAACTAGTAAATCAGAAGCTGCTTCTGATCTTTCAGACACTCAGAAAGAAAATCTACCAGAGAACATATTTTCCCCAAGGTCTTCTCCAAATCTTTATCAGCCAAAGAATGAAGAATCTCATAGGTCAGCGGAAAAAGAAAGTTGTCTGATGATGGAAGCTCAACAACTAGATGAAGACGACACTATTTCCACCAGTAAGTCCGACTCCACAACACCCAGTTCCCCTACTAAAAGGGAACCTGAAAAAGAGGATAGCACTGACTGGGAAGAAGACCTGTTCGCTGCTATCGAAGAGACTAATGTGAAAAAGCAGAACCTAGTGTCCCAAGAGGACTTCACGTTACTTACGTCAGCGTCACTGTCATCTTCACTAACAGATGCAGACATGGAAGTATCGGAACTTCTCTCACACCAAGAACAGTTTTGTCCAATAAAAGATCTTAAAACTGATACTGAAGATGAAAGCAAGAGCCTTATTCTTAACCAAGAGGAAGAAAAATACACTGACTTGGAAACAGAAAGAGCCCAAAATGCAAAAGATATTCAggaaaaaattaaagaaaacttTCCTGTAAAAGATAATACTGAACCGATTGACATATGCAAAATAAGTGCAGAGGAAGATATTGAGAAGGAATTAATAGACATAGACTCGGCAAGTCAGTCACCATCGACAGATATGGCTGAGCCACGTACACCCTCCGTGTGCAGGATGATAGAACACTTTGCACAACGCATCCAGGAACAACAAGCATTGCTCGAGCGTCCACCAAGTCCCAAAAGAGATACCGTAAGAAAAACATTCTTGCACCAGACATTTAAGGAAATGTGCTCGGGTTTAAAGGACATAACAGATCCTGCACCTCAGAGTCCCGAAGTCTCCAGCGGGCTCGCTACAGATAAGCCATTTCAAAAAAATATAGAATTGATACCTGAAACCGAAGATACATTTCATGAATCAACACCTGAGCCATCACTTCATCCCAAAGATGATGATATAAAGGACGAAGATACTCTGAATATAAAAGCTGATGTGGGGGGTGACATTACACCAGAGCCTTTAAGTTCAACCCTCTCGCTGAGTCTTCCAGCCACGCCCGTGACAGAGCTCTCAACTCCTGTTAACAAAATGGTGGAACAGTTTGATCAGCATATCCAAGCTTTGTCTTTGCCAACTTCACCCACGTCTTCACGCCCCAACTCTATTGGATCTCTCATTCAGCAAGATCTGATGCGATTATACCCACCGAAACAAGGTGACCCTAGATCCAAAGGCGACCCAATACAAAAATCGCCTTCAGTTGCAGATGATTGTTTTGAGAGGAAAATGCTTGAGGTTACCGAAGTACAGAAAGAGAAAACAGAAGACAAAAGTTTTGATGCGAATAAAAATATACCTCCAAATCAAGAAATAGCTGATAACGACGATGATATAGAAGCAACAGTAAAGATGGGAAACAAAATATGTGTCAAACCTATAAGAACAGCTAGAAAGACAAGACAGTCAGTGTGCGATGAATTAAGGCATGAATTTCTGCAGAAGATCAGGAGCTTGGATGATGACCTAAGATCactggaaaaaaagaaaaaatacgaAGAACGTAGAAGTGCACTACAAGATAAAAGGAAAAGTATTCAACATGGAGAAAAAACGGCAACAGAGGAAGGTGCTAATGTGCAAAGCTCGTGTAGCGAGCCACAAGCGGAAGACATGACAGTGTTGACCTACACTGTCCAGGTAGACACAGTACAGATCAAGGATGATTCTGAGTCCTTCACCGTGTCTAGTATCCATGATCCAACGATAGTTCTTCCCTTTGCAGCAGACAAAGGGGGGCATAGAGACTCTCGGCAGTTAACTCTGCTAGAGTCCCAAATTCAGAACAACTCCAAGGCCTCAGAAGACAGCACACTGACACCACCCTTCTCCCCACGACCGATGACACCACCCCTCTTCCCACCAGCTTTGACACTACCCCTCTCCCCACGAGCCTTGACACCACCCATCTCCCCACTAACCTATACTGAACGGAGGGACACAAAAGATGACAGCAAAGACTCATCTCCGTACACCGCACCTCAGCGTAAACTAGTAAGACAAATAACACAAACTGAGTCTTCACAAAGAATGCCGATACTTAAGTCCAGTAAGACAGGTGGTTTTGACAAAATTTCTTTTAGAAATTATGTAAAGTCGAGCATTGCTAATGAGGATTTAGCCTTAGAGACGGAGCAGGAGTCAACCTGTGCGATGGAACATGATACAAAAGTAGTAGAGTACACCTCCAGTTTTGAAGTGTCCACTGACGAATTTAGAGCCGACCCCGAATCTGTGGAAGAGGCAGTAGAAGCCATCTCCTTCTTGTCATCAGATGACCACTCCAGAAACAAGTTAGGTCAAAGGTTAATTCTCTACAGTAATGAGAGTGAGGCAGAAGACCAGAGCTGCGCAGCCAAATGCCAGTCATTAGAGAATAAACAACACAAATATTATCCAGGAAGGAAAAGGCTGGTAAAGCTTTATTCTCCTTCTGATGTTCAACACGATGAGCATAGTTTTTACCCTGCTAGTCCAAGATCAAGTCCAAGCAGCTGTGATGGCAAAGACAGAGAATGTTCAGACTCACTCACAGCTTGGCAGGATGACAGCGAGTCTTTTGTCATCAGAGGCCGTGCTCAGGCCAGCCAACTCTCACAGCTCCACATGAAACACGTCGATGAAATCAAGCGATGCCGCCAAAGCGATGAGAAAGAAGAATCTAAATACGGCACCTTTTATATACCAACAGAGACTAGCAAAGATAAACAACGGTTTACCTGGGGCAgcttaagaaaaaagaaaaaagatttTCCCAAGATAAAAAAAGAAGAAAGTAAACCAAGTGACATTTGCCACATTAAGGAAGATAGTTCTCAGTCAAAAACACAATCAGAAAAAGTGAATAAAGGTATGGCGTATAATTTTTTCTTCGACAGAAAGAAGAATAAATTAGAAAATGAACCGTCTCTCGGAAGTCCAGATAATACAAGAGGAGATTTACCGTCTGATAACAAGATGTCGGAGTCCCCAGGCAAAGGTAACACCCTGCCCACAATTGTCTCCGTTTTTCCAAAACAGAGAGAAAGCGAAATTCCAGATGTTGATTCACGCTTCGGTAGAGAAAGACAAAGCTACAGAAGTAAAACAACACCAGAAACAAAGCTGAGTCCCAAGAAGAGAATTCCTTTTCACAGAGATTCTTCGTCCCCGAGTGACAATTTTTCACAGACACTCCTTCGACTAATAGCCCCCACATTTGAAGATAAGCATTTACACTCGGGTAGTGAAGACAATACTAGTGCTCCGGTAGAGACTCATGAAGTCAACGAAGTAGGTGAGGAGAATTATTCCCCAGAGAACACACCGACCATGAGTGAAAGAAATATGGATCCCTGGGTCAGAAGGGACCTGCAAGACTCCGCGGCTGACAGTGCATCACTTCTGGACGATAGCGAAGTGTTTACTAATGATGCACCTTCATCAAATGACGAAAATTCACAAATGAATCATAACGGCGGGGTGGAGGTACGACCACTTGCCGGGGTGCTTAAATCAGGCCGCGACCACAGCCGTGACTCACGCCGCAGTCTGCGGGTGTCTTGGGGTGACCTGCCAGATAGGATGGACTCACCTTCACAGTTCAGCGACGCCGAAGATCATAACGATGAGAATAACGACGACGAACATGAACAAGATGAGAATCTACAAACACCTGGCCCAGATAAACAGGATGATAAAGCTTATCGAGTTACCCAACTTTAG